The following are from one region of the Streptomyces changanensis genome:
- a CDS encoding phage major capsid protein, whose translation MPTLQTLLDQRASAWAKAQEFQNRAATEADMPAEDRSAWDAALADVERLSADIEREERHVRLSAVDYSQVVTASADTEDAEEARARHGGEDGVKAYESAYRSWLREGTSDLTSEERSVLRTGWVDGRELRAQGVATGAAGGYLVPPAFRARLVEAQKFYGAMRDVAEVITTETGATLPWPTADDTANVGAILSENTQVTEQDVTIGQADIGAYTYTSKLVRVSLQLLQDNAFDLESWLARKLGERIGRIQNTHFTTGTGTSQPEGVQTNATVGKTGTTGQTTSVTYDDLIDLIHSIDPAYRNSGRQRFMFNDATLAAVRKLKDSQGRPLWEPSIQVGVPDGILGYSYTVNQDMPVMAANAKSILFGDFFAGYLIRDVRDVQLLRLSERYADYLQVGFLAFSRADGTPQDTAAYKAYRNSAT comes from the coding sequence ATGCCCACCCTTCAGACCCTGCTGGACCAGCGCGCGAGCGCGTGGGCCAAGGCGCAGGAGTTTCAGAACCGCGCCGCCACCGAGGCGGACATGCCCGCCGAGGACCGGTCCGCGTGGGACGCGGCGCTCGCCGACGTCGAGCGACTGTCCGCGGACATCGAGCGCGAGGAGCGGCACGTCCGCCTCTCCGCCGTCGACTACTCCCAGGTCGTCACGGCGTCCGCCGACACCGAGGACGCCGAGGAGGCCCGCGCCCGCCACGGCGGCGAGGACGGCGTCAAGGCGTACGAGAGCGCGTACCGGTCGTGGCTGCGCGAGGGCACCAGCGACCTGACCAGCGAGGAGCGCAGCGTGCTGCGCACCGGCTGGGTCGACGGCCGCGAGCTGCGCGCCCAGGGCGTCGCGACCGGCGCGGCCGGCGGCTACCTCGTCCCGCCGGCGTTCCGAGCTCGGCTCGTCGAGGCGCAGAAGTTCTACGGGGCGATGCGCGATGTGGCGGAGGTCATCACCACGGAGACCGGCGCGACGCTGCCGTGGCCGACCGCCGACGACACGGCGAACGTCGGCGCGATCCTGTCGGAGAACACGCAGGTCACCGAGCAGGACGTGACGATCGGGCAGGCCGACATCGGCGCCTACACCTACACGTCCAAGCTCGTGCGCGTCTCGCTCCAGCTGCTCCAGGACAACGCGTTCGACCTGGAGTCGTGGCTGGCCCGGAAGCTGGGCGAGCGGATCGGCCGTATCCAGAACACCCACTTCACCACCGGCACCGGCACCAGCCAGCCGGAGGGCGTGCAGACCAACGCCACCGTCGGCAAGACCGGCACCACCGGCCAGACGACCAGCGTCACGTACGACGACCTGATCGACCTGATCCACAGCATTGACCCCGCCTACCGCAACAGCGGTCGGCAGCGGTTCATGTTCAACGACGCCACCCTGGCGGCGGTCCGCAAGCTCAAGGACAGCCAGGGCCGGCCGCTGTGGGAGCCGTCCATCCAGGTCGGCGTTCCGGACGGGATCCTCGGCTACAGCTACACCGTCAACCAGGACATGCCCGTCATGGCGGCCAACGCCAAGAGCATCCTGTTCGGTGACTTCTTCGCCGGCTACCTGATCCGCGATGTCCGCGACGTGCAGCTGCTGCGACTGTCCGAGCGCTACGCGGACTACCTCCAGGTTGGCTTCCTGGCCTTCAGCCGCGCCGACGGGACCCCGCAGGACACCGCCGCCTACAAGGCGTACCGCAACTCCGCCACCTGA
- a CDS encoding HK97 family phage prohead protease, with translation MRTEERRDLTLATAGLQVRAGEGATPGFAGHAAVFNSRTAIGNPLTWGFYEEIAVGAFTKTIAEGDARMLVDHDTRMVVSRVSAGTLRLAQDQVGLAVDADLDPELSYVRDLVTNLRNGNITGMSFGFRVIKDDWEPVEIETVDGDTAEAELRIIREVQLYEVSAVTFPAYEDTDAGLRSVGVALAARGDAAAFDRRAQYRPELLNFRREPATATRGTDVTQPGETTGGRQAMRMKALAARYRLAR, from the coding sequence ATGAGGACTGAGGAGCGGCGCGACCTCACCCTGGCCACGGCCGGGCTACAGGTCCGCGCAGGCGAGGGGGCGACGCCCGGGTTCGCCGGCCACGCCGCCGTGTTCAACTCCCGGACCGCGATCGGCAACCCCCTGACCTGGGGATTCTACGAGGAGATCGCGGTCGGCGCGTTCACGAAGACCATCGCCGAGGGCGACGCCCGGATGCTGGTGGACCACGACACCCGCATGGTGGTGTCGCGGGTCTCGGCCGGGACGCTCCGCCTCGCGCAGGATCAGGTCGGGCTCGCCGTCGACGCCGACCTGGACCCGGAGCTGTCGTACGTCCGGGACCTGGTGACCAACCTCCGCAACGGCAACATCACCGGCATGTCGTTCGGCTTCCGCGTCATCAAGGACGACTGGGAGCCCGTCGAGATCGAGACCGTGGACGGCGACACGGCCGAGGCGGAGCTGCGCATCATCCGCGAGGTCCAGCTCTACGAGGTGTCCGCGGTGACGTTCCCCGCGTACGAGGACACCGACGCCGGCCTACGTTCCGTCGGGGTGGCCCTGGCCGCCCGCGGAGACGCGGCCGCGTTCGACCGCCGGGCCCAGTACCGGCCCGAACTCTTGAACTTCCGCCGCGAGCCGGCCACGGCCACTCGCGGTACCGACGTGACCCAGCCGGGAGAGACCACTGGGGGCCGTCAGGCGATGCGTATGAAGGCGCTCGCCGCCCGCTACCGCCTGGCGCGGTAG